CAATAATTTCAGTgaacaatttatcaaaaatcttagtgctatttttttttttaaatttgagtacaacaattaacaattaaaaatgattgactCACACATGATTTCTGTTTCTTTTAGGCCCAAGTCCTCCATTATTATTGTGGATATGCACATGCGCGTTCATGTTATACTTTTCTGCAAAACGTTTCCCACATATTGGACAAGCATATGGTCGCTCTCCAGTGTGAACTCTTAAATGCCGCTTAAGATGTGATTGAGATAAGACAGCCAAACCACATTCGGAACATTTAACATGTTTTTCACCTGTATGTGTCATTGTATGTATGTGAAAACTTTTTTGATGAATAAACCGCTTCCCACATAAATCACATTGAAACCGTGTATATCCAGTATGAATGGGAATATGTTTTTGTAGACCAACTTTTTGTGTAAAAGACTTATTACAGTATTCACAAGTAAAAGGATGTATGCCATTGTGCATTCCAATGTGCACATCTAAagcttttttcattttataggcTTGACCACATatctaaaaatcaatattaagataataaacaaattggaaaaaaaaaaaaaaacgataagtAAGATACCTCGCAAACATAAGGCCTCAAACCACTGTGTGATTGTATATGAGATTTTAACTCTGTCACTGTCCTCCATTTTTTGTCACAAAGTACACAACTATGTATAGCCGGTAAACACGCGCGTTCACCAGAACGCGAACTACCCCTTTTGTTCCgccctttttttaatttattatcagattTTTCTGATCCGGATGAAGGAGCTCTAACTTCGTCAACTGCACTTAAACTATCTTCAATGATGTTTTCTTcaataaagttaatttgttgATCTTCTTTCCATTCAAAATCATCATCTCCAATTTCTTCCTGTACAATTTCCTCCAAGTACATGCTATTATCAATAGAAAAATCAGGTTTCACATCAATTATCACACCTTGAGAAGATTGATTTGAATAATCAGCATTAGCTTCAGTGACTATGATTGAACCAGTATCACCACATTGGGAGGTTTCATTTTCAGctacaaacaataaatattagagccattaataaatattctaagAATAAGGATAagttaattacttttaatagtTTGAGAAATTGAATCAACTTGATCATTAATTGACTCTTTATCCAAAGTCTTATGCTCTTTGGACAAATGATTGTTTAACGCTTGTTTAGTTGAATAACTTTTATCACAAGATGAACAAACGAAAAGTTTTGGATTTTGGTGAACTATGGTAAAATGATTCTTTAAATCAGAAGCTCGTTCAAAAGAAACATCACAATTGTCACATTTGTAATTAATACCAACACTGGCAACACAAGGTTTCTTtgattcttaaaaattaaaattcgaatatattaattttaaatcgatattttttaaattaaaacttatataatattaacatttatttatttcaaatcctCACTTGTTTCACATATTGGTTCTGCTGTGTGCTTGACGTCTACTGTGTGCTTAATGTCTACTGTGTGCTTGATGTCTACTGTGTCCATATGTTCtgtatcatttttatcaataagtaGACTTTTATCTTCTGAAGTATCGGAAGTACAATCTTTAGAATTGTCATCGTTGTCCATAGTTTCATCAGCTTGTATGCTATTTATGATATTCTCAACAATCTAgcaacatgataaaataaaaaaattattattttaaaaatgaaattttcacccataaattcatataaaagaATCTCTTTACTttgatatttctaatttttttatgaaaaattaatagttgaattatatttaaaacaactacAATATTGACACGattacaaaacttaaaaaaaaaacttttaaatagaaaatagtttATGTACATTCTGCTAGTTTAACTACTTTTAAGATAATAGTATCTATTATCAAGAATTAACCTaagaaattaaaagaaaatataagcataggtaaataataagtatacttaaggcccctgcaaatgtgtcatttttaagAAGTTGTGTTTGGGCAATTATTTCGATTCTGCAATTACTGATCGTCTTTGTGTGGGTAGTAAATAATCATTAGTGTGTCTACTATCACCCGCGACCCGCATCAATTTacagtttattgttatttcttatctgGTTTATGGTCGCACATCACACATACACAAGTAATTTAAAGTCAttagatcaaaatattcaaaacaaatttatggaTGAGAA
This portion of the Acyrthosiphon pisum isolate AL4f chromosome A1, pea_aphid_22Mar2018_4r6ur, whole genome shotgun sequence genome encodes:
- the LOC100575342 gene encoding zinc finger protein 37 homolog, which gives rise to MSSALEEREEQSLKCFICNIKVTTRSSYNIYCTFMPQRDILLIDVMSKILKKVLNPSLMRSSVLCRRCFTLFDELDQISTRFKKLQTDIIKRYTSTCVEYKDATDFNVVDSMVQTKIVKISQSELENDETSFNDYDENSEKSSVALNEIVENIINSIQADETMDNDDNSKDCTSDTSEDKSLLIDKNDTEHMDTVDIKHTVDIKHTVDVKHTAEPICETKSKKPCVASVGINYKCDNCDVSFERASDLKNHFTIVHQNPKLFVCSSCDKSYSTKQALNNHLSKEHKTLDKESINDQVDSISQTIKTENETSQCGDTGSIIVTEANADYSNQSSQGVIIDVKPDFSIDNSMYLEEIVQEEIGDDDFEWKEDQQINFIEENIIEDSLSAVDEVRAPSSGSEKSDNKLKKGRNKRGSSRSGERACLPAIHSCVLCDKKWRTVTELKSHIQSHSGLRPYVCEICGQAYKMKKALDVHIGMHNGIHPFTCEYCNKSFTQKVGLQKHIPIHTGYTRFQCDLCGKRFIHQKSFHIHTMTHTGEKHVKCSECGLAVLSQSHLKRHLRVHTGERPYACPICGKRFAEKYNMNAHVHIHNNNGGLGPKRNRNHVCPLCGMSYDRKHKLEYHLSSAHNKIDNKPFLDIELVQVQRPKIEYFQENSQGNQIITVDKNDIDHNNGTAMITVSGVKVPISLEGAPLMVATMPPPTHPISLVTHNIPAAGSLLTYRPSNTSNNNDQQLADSSQNAYMSQNPVTIELS